In the Candidatus Binatia bacterium genome, TGGCTTCAAGTGCCGACTGCTGGCGCCCGCCACGAAGGCACCTCTGCGCTCGGGATGAAACGGAAACAGCCCAGTGGTTGAGGCTCGGGTCCTGCCCCCTGCGGACCCGGAGCGAAGACTCGCAGCGCCGCAACGAGCCCGAAGAAATGTAAGGCATGTGCTAGTGGGCAGACTGCACCGCCGATCGCGCGCTGCTAGGGCCGCTCAACGTTTTGCACGTGCTTTCGTCGGCCGAGCAGGCTTTGCTGCGGCTTTGATTGCCTTGGCCGCGCTTCGAGCATCCTCGGGGCTACGGAAGCCGAATACAGCGGAAAACTTTTTCCCTACCGTTTGCGCCACCAGGAACTCGATGTTTACGCCCGCGTTGGCAATCGCTCGCGCCATCGCGGCACCGAGGCCAGGACGGTCATCCCCCTCGACAAACAGGGCGCTCACCTGTGCGGGAGCGAGCCCGGCTTGCGATGCCGCGGTCGTGCTTTTCTTGCCGCTCACAGGGAACACCTCGATTGCTGCGCGGCCAGTATCCCCAAGGGCATAGCCCATTACTACGCGCAAATTCGCACCGCTGGCGGCGAGCGGCTCCAGAACTTCGGCCAGTACCCCAGGAGCGTGCTGCGCTTCTTTACGCCACAAGGTGACTTGTTTTACCGTGACGGCCATACGCATTACCTCCCGGCAGAGCCTTATGCGCCGTCTGAAGAAAAAACTCAACGTCCCCGCTTATCGCAAGGCGAAGCCTAACAAGCGCTCGAGCTCGCTCAATGCGGCGGTGGGTTCTTCGACTTTGATCGTGGCCATCCCCAGTGCCCGAGCGGTTTTCAGGTTACGGCCGATGTCGTCCAAAAACACCGCCTGGGGCGGGGCCACCTGGAGTTGCTCGCAGGCGTAGGTGAAAATGCGTGGGTCTGGCTTGCGCAAGCCCAACCGTGCTGACTCGATAAAAGCATCGAACAGCGCGACCAGCGGCCGTTGAGTTTCCGCTTCGTCCCGCCAGTTGTTGGTGATTGCTCCGGTGCGCAAACCGTTCGCACGAATCACCTCGATGGCGCGAATCATTTCCGGGCGTGGCACGGTGGCGGCTTGCACTGCGAGCATCAATGCCGTCGCGTCCAGAGTTTGCCCCGCCGCACGGCACTCTTGCTCGAAGAGGGGAATAAATTCTTGCAAACTCACCTCACCGCGCTCCAAGCGTGCCCAAGCCCCGTGTTCCCCGCTGCCGGCAATGTGGAAGTTGATCCAGCCCGGCGGAATGCCGTGGCTCCGTTCGAATGCGGCAATAGCCTGTAGTGGTGAGCCCACGACCACTCCACCGATGTCAAAAATCACTGCGCGAAATTCCATGCGCGGAGCTAGCTAGCGAGGAGCCGGCCGCTGCGCCACGGCGACACCCTGCGCCAGAGCCGAGCAATCGGTGTTACACCCGCAGCCCTCGGCGATCTTCTTGCCTGCCGCTCACTTGCTTTGGAACAAACCAAGCTGCCGTACGGGAGCGAAGGAGCGCCGGTGGAGCGGGCAGGGGCCGTACTGTGCGAGAGCACGCAAATGTTCCGGGGTGCCGTAGCCCATGTTGCGTGCGAAGCCGTACTGGGGGTAGGTTTCGTGCCACTGCCGCATAATCGCGTCGCGCTTCACCTTAGCCACGATGCTCGCGGCTGCCACGGCATAGCTAATGGCGTCGCCGTCAACAATTGCAGTTTGGGGAATGTCGATGTCGGGCACCGTGCGGGCGTCGACCAGCAAGTGTTCTGGCTTTACCCTTGTCGCTCGCACGGCTCGGCGCATGGCCTCCAAGCTCGCCCGCAACACGTTCATGCGATCGACTTCCTCCGCTTCCACGATACCAATGCCCACCGCCAGGGCGAGCCGTTCGAGCGAATCCGCCAAGCGCTCGCGTTGCAGGGGGGTCAAGAGCTTTGAGTCGTTCACTCCTTCGAGTTCGATCTCAGGGGGGATCACCACGACGGCAGCCACGACCGGACCGGCAAGCGGGCCCACGCCCACCTCGTCGCACCCGCCCACAAGCTGCACCCCTTGCGCCCACAGGGAGCGCTCAACTTGCAAGAGCTCGCGCATCCGCCGCCTTCGTCGCTCCGCGCCCACAGCGGCGCGGGTTTAATCACATGGGGGAGGGGAAGCCAAGCGAGCACCGTGATTGCGGCGCCCCTTCCGTCCGTACCGACTCCGGAAATAAATGGCGGCTTGGCCCGCCGCAGCGCCGAGGGTGTCGATGGCGCTGTCCCAAAGAGAGGCCGTGCGCGTGATCACGAAGGCTTGGTGCAACTCATCGAGCAACGCCCACACTCCGGAGAAGGTGACCGCCTGCAAGCTCCAGCTTAAGCGCCAACGCGGCGCGCGGCCGCGCCGGGTGGCCCAGTACACCAATAAGCCCAAGATGAAAAACTCAACGAAATGGGCTGTCTTTCGGATCACTGTGTGAGCCAACACAAATCCACGCGGGCTAAGGTCAGGAAACAGCCAGCGCAACACCGGATCGATGTATCGATGGGTGTTCTGTGCCGAGAAGGGGTCAGTAGAAAGCGCTGAGATGCAGGCCATCCATAGGCCCACGACCGCCCAGTATCGTAACCAGTGGAGCCAGTGGTAAACCATGCTCGGCGTGGACTCTGGCGGCGGCTGCATGGCAGGTACATTCATAAGGCGATAGGGGAAGAGAATGGATCAGCGGGTTTGGGCCTTCTTGGCCGGCATGCTCACGGCGCTCATTGTAGCCGCGCTACTGTGGCTTGCCGGCTGGTTCCGGGCAAGCCCCGCTTCCCATCCCCTGGCGACACCCGCCGTTGTCGTCCCGACGGCGACAGCATCGCCCACGAGGATCGTGACGGGCATCACGCCCGAGATGCCGCGGGGATATCGCCTCGCCGGGGTGGCGGAAAACGCTGGGCAGCTTTACGCTGTGGTCGAACTACCCGACGGGCGCCACGGGTTGTTCCGCCAAGGTGAGGAAATTCCAGGTCTTGGATTAGTGGTTCGCGTCGGCGGCGAACATGCGGTGTTCAACACGTCTCAGGGCGAGGTCACCTTGTGGGTGGCACCCGCGGCAACCCCCACGCGCACCCCAACGATGCCCAAGCCTACGGCTACGCCGCGGGCGCCGCGCGCTCGTTCTCCTGCCGGGGCCGTGTCAACTCCAAGATCAGGCGCTTCAACCGCTCTGGATCGACCGGCTTCTTGAACAACACGCCCTGTAATCCCTGGAGGCGGCTGCGTTTGATCACGTGATCGCGATCGTAGTAGTAACCGGTCATCAAAATCACCGGGGTAGAGCCGCGGCGACGGACCTCCATGTAGAGGTCGTATCCATCCAAGTCTGGCATGACGACGTCGCTAATGACGATGTCCACCGGGGTCACGTCGAGCACGCGCAACGCGTCGAGCCCGTCATGTGCCTCGATCACTTCGCAGCCTTCTTGCCGCAGTAAATCGCGCAGCGAATGGCACACGCCGACATCGTCATCCACTACCAGCACGCGCAGACCCTTGAGGGGTGAGGCGATCGACTTGCGCGCTTTTGTTGTCCACTCGAGGTCGGTCATTTGCACGCCGCCATGATACTCGCGCGTTTGGTAAGCCTCCCCCTGGGCGAGCTCCACCAAGCGATTGACGGCGTTTTGGATCTTGGCAATCTCCCGCCGCACGGCCTCGATGCGTTCTTCTTCGACCACGGCACGTTCGTCCGAGGCTGCTTCCCGCACAAACTGCCCGAGCAACTCGACTTGATTCACGATCGCTTCGAGTGGGTTGTTGATCTCATGGCACACGGCCACGGCGACTTCACCGAGGGTGGCAAGGCGGTCCTTCCGGCGGATGTCCCGCAGGTCTTTGGCAAAGCCAATGGAGCCGATCTCGAACCCGGCTTCGTCGCACAGGATCGCCCCGGAGATCGCCACTGGGATTTGTTCTCCCCAGCGATCGACAAAGGTGGTTTCGAAGTTCTTCAGCTTGCCAGGGCCGCCGTATTCGTCGCTCCGCATGGCGGCCATGACCCGCCGTGCTTCGGCCATCGACGGGTAGACCTTGGTGACCTTCTCACCGAGAATTTCCGCCGCGGTATAGCCGAGCACCTTTTCGGCACCATCGTTGTAAAAAACGATGGTGCCGCTGCGATCCACGGCAATCACGATGTCGGGCGAGCTTTCGATCAACTGCTCGAGGTAGTGAGGAGGGAACTTCGGGGGGCGCGCTGTGTCGGCCATTGAGACAGAGTAACCTTAGGATTGCGGCTTGGGCGCCGCAAACTCCGGGGGGCGAATCCAGCTCTCGCTGCGACCGGGCGGCACTGGGACGCGCTGCCGCTGCTTCTTGGCCAAGCGGCGCAGCACCTTCATGGAGTTCTCGAATTCGTTCATGGAGCGAGTCGTAACCAAGCCTTCGCGCTCGAGGGTAGAGAACACCTCTTCGCCCAACGGGGTGCGCACAATCGTGATCGTCCACCCCGTGGCCCCCACACCGCCACACGAAATGTCAGCAAGTTCTGCAGAGAAGTCGGCACAGTGGTGGCACTCGGGGCGGGCGGATTCTTGCGCGGCACGCAGCGGATATTCGACGAGTTCGCCGTTCTTTTTGAAGATCTGGATCTTGCCCTTCACATTGAATTGGCGAACCTCCGATAGGGGAATCCCCAACTTGCCTTCGATGGTCTCCAGCATGAGCTCGCGAAAATCGAACACTTCGCTGCACAGGAGCCCAATGTTCAACGCCACCCGCTCACCGAATCCTTTGAGGAAGTGTCGCTGCTTTTCGATGATCTTGTCCTTTTTGCGCCCATTGTCGAGGAAGCTTGGGTCGACAAGCTGCATTTTGCGCACCGGAGTGATTTGACAAGGCACACCGACAAACGCCACCCGTTGCAGCCCGAGCTTCTCGGCATCGGCTAAGGCGAGGTTGTTCGGACAGTACGTGTACCAGGAGCTTGCCGCTGCTACCGCTTCTTCGGGCGTGGTGATTGCCTTGGGATACGGGGCGCAGGGCTTGGTCGCATCGGTTGCCGATACAACGGCGCCATCGAAGCGGCCGCTCCGTAAGCCCCACACCAACAAGGTCGTGACCACGCCACCGTCCTCGCAGCGCTCGAGCACCTCCGGCAGCGTGCTCCGCGCGGCTACGATGTGGCGGTACGGCCCGAACACGTCGCGGTGGACCTCGCCGTCATCAGGGAAGGCCTTGGAAACGAGATGGTGTTCGCGCTCGCCCAAGCGCGGGCAGACTTGGGCGCAGCAGTCGCACCCGATGCCCTCGCTGATTCCGCAGTAGTCGAATGGCAGCGTGGCTTTGGCCACTTGCTTCGGTTTCCCGTCCACGTAGTCGATGACATTATGGGGGCAGACCAGCACGCAACTGCCGCACTCGCAGCAGCTCCCATAAGCGACGACTTCGTTCATCATTTGCTTAAATGTGGCGTGCATCGCAAAGCGGAGCTTCGCTTACCCCTGGCCGCATGTCGAGTCAACGAATTTCATCGTTCGCAGCGGGCCCACAAGTGGTTCTTCCCGCCATTGGTTCCACGGCGGAAGGGTGGTGCGCCAGCGCATCGTGCCAAGGGGGTCGATGGTGACCTCGATGGCGCCGTCCCAATCGGTACGCAACAAGGTAGTGCCCACCTGGGCATACCGGCGCTGCACCTCGCGGTGGGGAAAACGGAAGCGGTTGTGCCAACCTGCGGATACGATCGCCAAGCGGGGGCGCAGGGTGCTGACGAACTCCCACGTGCTCGACGTGCGGCTGCCGTGGTGGGGAACCAGGAGAAGATCCACGGGCCCCCAATCCTGCAGCGTCAGCAGCTCTCGCTCTTGAGGTGCTTCGATGTCGCCCGGCAACAAAACCGTACGCCCGGCAAAGTGTAAGGATAAAACCATCGAGCCATGGTTGGGATTGTGGAGCACAGCTTGGCTCGCAGGGTGCCAAACCGCAACGTGCACGCCGGCAAGACAACGCTCGAAGCCGCGATACAAGGCCACTGGCGTTGCGCCGTTTGTTTTCAGCGCCTGCTCCAACTTTCGATACGCAAGGCCGTTGCCAGCTTGCCCGTTGTGGAAGAACAGCGATGGGCGGAACAGGGGAAGGATCGACGCCAGCGCCCCGAAGTGATCGAACTGCGGATGGCTGAGCAGGACCGCGTCCAGCTCGCGGATGCCTTGCTTCCACAGCAGCGGACCGATCACGCGGGCCCCGACATCGAAGCTGCCGGTGCCAATGCCCCCACCGTCGATCAACCAACGGACATTGTCGGGAAATTGCACCAACATTGCGTTGGCTTGCCCGACGCTGATTACCACCAAGCGCAGCTTGCCCTCCCCGAGCGCGCTACCGACCCGCGAGGCGGTGCCCAGAGCCACGAGGCAGACGGCGAGCCCCACTCCCACGACACGGAGTTTGCCACGCCCGTGGGCGATGAGGGCGAGGAACGCAAGGACTGCGGCCACCTCGAGGCCGTTCAAGGCAATGCCCCGCAAGGCCGCGTAGGGGAAGCGATCGAACTGTTGCAACAGCGCACAACCAGCCTCCACCGCGAGACCGCCCGCGCGGGCAAAAACGGCGGCAACCGCCGAACACCAGGGTTCCGCAAACGCCGCACACAGCCCGAGCAGCACCGCCAGCGACCCGAGAAGCGGTACGAGCACAAGGTTCGCTAGCGGGCCAATCAGAGGAACTTGGAAAAAGTGCCAGGCGGTAAACGGGGCCGTTGCGGCGCCGGCAGCGAACGAAAGCCACAACGAAGCCGCGAGATACCGCGCTCCACTCAGCAAATAGCGCCGCCAAGCACTGTTGCTATTTGCCTCGTCGATTCGTGTAGGCCAGCGGGTGCGGAATACTCCGGCGGCAATTACTAACGCCCACACCGCCACAAAGCTCAGTTGGAACGAGACATCCGCCGTTACCCCCGGGTCAGCGAAAACCACCCCAACAGCGGCAACGGCAAGCACGTTGAGGAAGTACGCCTCGCGATTACTGAGCAACCCACCGAGGACCACCGCCAACATGAGGATGGCACGCTGCGTGGCCACGCTTTCGCCAGCAATCGCTGCGTAAAAGCCCACCGGTACCAGCGACAGCGCACCCGCAACCTTAGGTACGTTTAAGCGGAGTAACACTGCCTCGCTGCCCGATAGAGCAAAGCGGGCAGCAGCGTAGCCTGCTCCGGCTACGAGAGCGACATGCAAACCGGAGATGGAGAGTACATGGCCGACGCCAACGCGGCTAAATGCGTCCCGCAGGTCGGGCGAAATTCCGCTTTGATCTCCGACAATCAGTGCACGCAACACCGCCGCGCTTCTGGGGGGAGCTTCCCGCTCGAACAGTGCGGCCACCCGGCGACGCCAACGTGCCAGCGCGCCCCTCCAGGGCCGCTCCTGGCCCACCAACTGCCAGGACTGGTCGCTCTCTGCGGCAGCAGTCACGTAAATTCCTTGACGCGCCAGGTACGAGACATAGGAGAATTCACCCGGATT is a window encoding:
- a CDS encoding HAD family phosphatase, with protein sequence MEFRAVIFDIGGVVVGSPLQAIAAFERSHGIPPGWINFHIAGSGEHGAWARLERGEVSLQEFIPLFEQECRAAGQTLDATALMLAVQAATVPRPEMIRAIEVIRANGLRTGAITNNWRDEAETQRPLVALFDAFIESARLGLRKPDPRIFTYACEQLQVAPPQAVFLDDIGRNLKTARALGMATIKVEEPTAALSELERLLGFALR
- a CDS encoding ribonuclease HII gives rise to the protein MGAERRRRRMRELLQVERSLWAQGVQLVGGCDEVGVGPLAGPVVAAVVVIPPEIELEGVNDSKLLTPLQRERLADSLERLALAVGIGIVEAEEVDRMNVLRASLEAMRRAVRATRVKPEHLLVDARTVPDIDIPQTAIVDGDAISYAVAAASIVAKVKRDAIMRQWHETYPQYGFARNMGYGTPEHLRALAQYGPCPLHRRSFAPVRQLGLFQSK
- a CDS encoding VanZ family protein, which gives rise to MQPPPESTPSMVYHWLHWLRYWAVVGLWMACISALSTDPFSAQNTHRYIDPVLRWLFPDLSPRGFVLAHTVIRKTAHFVEFFILGLLVYWATRRGRAPRWRLSWSLQAVTFSGVWALLDELHQAFVITRTASLWDSAIDTLGAAAGQAAIYFRSRYGRKGRRNHGARLASPPPCD
- a CDS encoding response regulator codes for the protein MADTARPPKFPPHYLEQLIESSPDIVIAVDRSGTIVFYNDGAEKVLGYTAAEILGEKVTKVYPSMAEARRVMAAMRSDEYGGPGKLKNFETTFVDRWGEQIPVAISGAILCDEAGFEIGSIGFAKDLRDIRRKDRLATLGEVAVAVCHEINNPLEAIVNQVELLGQFVREAASDERAVVEEERIEAVRREIAKIQNAVNRLVELAQGEAYQTREYHGGVQMTDLEWTTKARKSIASPLKGLRVLVVDDDVGVCHSLRDLLRQEGCEVIEAHDGLDALRVLDVTPVDIVISDVVMPDLDGYDLYMEVRRRGSTPVILMTGYYYDRDHVIKRSRLQGLQGVLFKKPVDPERLKRLILELTRPRQENERAAPAA
- a CDS encoding Coenzyme F420 hydrogenase/dehydrogenase, beta subunit C-terminal domain, with amino-acid sequence MHATFKQMMNEVVAYGSCCECGSCVLVCPHNVIDYVDGKPKQVAKATLPFDYCGISEGIGCDCCAQVCPRLGEREHHLVSKAFPDDGEVHRDVFGPYRHIVAARSTLPEVLERCEDGGVVTTLLVWGLRSGRFDGAVVSATDATKPCAPYPKAITTPEEAVAAASSWYTYCPNNLALADAEKLGLQRVAFVGVPCQITPVRKMQLVDPSFLDNGRKKDKIIEKQRHFLKGFGERVALNIGLLCSEVFDFRELMLETIEGKLGIPLSEVRQFNVKGKIQIFKKNGELVEYPLRAAQESARPECHHCADFSAELADISCGGVGATGWTITIVRTPLGEEVFSTLEREGLVTTRSMNEFENSMKVLRRLAKKQRQRVPVPPGRSESWIRPPEFAAPKPQS
- a CDS encoding DNA internalization-related competence protein ComEC/Rec2, giving the protein MSFAGVTPAMVLAAGLLAGDGIAALSPCTLPPWAVSTYAASAFLLSRAPPPISLFAYAAAAFLVGFMRANAVYNPGSFPAGHVASWALPSAYEVEARVRSGNLVAGGKTALVIDVLRVRHGGTWRTASGRVRVSVYRSTRVWAEGQVFRAFLKLRRPRNFGNPGEFSYVSYLARQGIYVTAAAESDQSWQLVGQERPWRGALARWRRRVAALFEREAPPRSAAVLRALIVGDQSGISPDLRDAFSRVGVGHVLSISGLHVALVAGAGYAAARFALSGSEAVLLRLNVPKVAGALSLVPVGFYAAIAGESVATQRAILMLAVVLGGLLSNREAYFLNVLAVAAVGVVFADPGVTADVSFQLSFVAVWALVIAAGVFRTRWPTRIDEANSNSAWRRYLLSGARYLAASLWLSFAAGAATAPFTAWHFFQVPLIGPLANLVLVPLLGSLAVLLGLCAAFAEPWCSAVAAVFARAGGLAVEAGCALLQQFDRFPYAALRGIALNGLEVAAVLAFLALIAHGRGKLRVVGVGLAVCLVALGTASRVGSALGEGKLRLVVISVGQANAMLVQFPDNVRWLIDGGGIGTGSFDVGARVIGPLLWKQGIRELDAVLLSHPQFDHFGALASILPLFRPSLFFHNGQAGNGLAYRKLEQALKTNGATPVALYRGFERCLAGVHVAVWHPASQAVLHNPNHGSMVLSLHFAGRTVLLPGDIEAPQERELLTLQDWGPVDLLLVPHHGSRTSSTWEFVSTLRPRLAIVSAGWHNRFRFPHREVQRRYAQVGTTLLRTDWDGAIEVTIDPLGTMRWRTTLPPWNQWREEPLVGPLRTMKFVDSTCGQG